The Sorghum bicolor cultivar BTx623 chromosome 6, Sorghum_bicolor_NCBIv3, whole genome shotgun sequence genome contains the following window.
ACCATGTTGTGGCATGAGCATGCCAGTCATGTGACACCACACATAAGACACCGAAGCACCGTTCTCATGAAGTTGTCCACCGCTACCtggttttgttttcatttatttatttatttatcaagaGCTTGAGACTGATGAAGCCTGTCCTTTTGGAGGACTAGGACACTGAAAATATAGAAATGGTAAACCAGGCAATTAGTTGTCTGCCGCCAAACGGCAAGCTGGGTCATGCCCGATGGTGAACCAGCTGCTATTCCCCCTGGATAATGTCTGTCTTGTTGATACTGATAAAAAAATGTCTGAATTGTTCATAATGACACGGAAGCCCTGAAAAGTAGTAAATCAGCCGTAACAACTTTAGTAGTACATACTACAAACCGTGTTTAGTTTGcgaaggaaaaaatttcgcgacactattgtattttcgtttatttgtggtaattattgtccaactatagactaactaggctcaaaagattcgtctcgtaaattttgatcaaactgtgcaattaatttttattttcgattatatttaatattctatacatgcgtctaaagattcgatatgacgggaaatcttgaaaaataatTTAGGTTTTTGAATGGAAGTAAAGAAGGCCCAAGCATAGCGCCGCTACGCAAACTGtgctctttttttatttatttaattttggtTAACAAACTCTGCTCTTGAGTCTTGACCGTACTCCGTACTACTACCATCCAGTCAGCTGCGTCATAGAGATCTTCCCGGACCGAATTTCCGACATATATAGGGTGTTTAGTTAGAGTTTTTAAAGTTTAATatatattgtagtattttcgtctTATTTGATAAGCATTTAActataaattaattagactaaAAAAATTCGTCTAGTAAATTACTCTttagctatgtttttagttttataaataatctGTATTTAAATACTTTATACATATATCCAATATTTAATGTGACAGATGGTAAACTTTACCGCTCTAAAGCAAACAAacccttaggccctgtttagtttatcccatcgaatcttcggacacatgcatgaaacattaaatgtacataaaaaaataaactaattacacggtttggttgaaaatcgcgagacgaatcttttaagtctagttactccatgattagccttaagtgctacagtaacccacatgtgctaatgacagattaattatacttaatagatttgttttgcagtttcctaacgagctatgtaatttgtttttttattaatttctaaaaacctctcccgacatctttccgacacatccgatgtgacattcaaaaaaattttcatctccaagccCGTAACCCGGAGCAGGAGTATGAATACACTAGTAGTATTGCACGGATGTTTTTTCTTTGACTTGCACACAATTATTGCAGGGATGAAAACAAGTTTCTGGCGGGCGGCCGAAGAAGACTAGGAAACCACTCTGAAGTCTGATCGCTGCAACCAGCTCCATTTTCTGTATACCGCCACCGCGTCCAATAATACACCGCGACCGACCTCGCCCCGCTGCATTATTCACGTTtcttattgttttttttttctcccccCACGGGACGCCCGCCCCTGCCCCTGCTGCTCGCCGCTGCTCGCCACTCTCCATTGGTTGTCGTCTCTTTGCGTGCTCCTCTATTTAAACCAGCCTCCTCCCTCGGAGGCAAGCTTCGTATCACACACAGCTGCCTTCCCCTGCTCTCACAGCCTCGCCTCGGACCAGCAACAAGGTCGCCGCCGGCCAGGGCCGACGCCCGCCGGCTGGACCCTGATCCCTGAACCTCGGCGGCGCCGCCCggcatcatcgtcgtcgtcttcttcttcctcctcagcTAGCATTCGCTGGCTAGACAGGTCAGAGCAAATCATTTGTTTGTTTCTCTTGTTTGTCTTCCTGCCATTCTTGTTCCCTTCCCTGCGTCAGTAAAAATTTTCCCCCCAGCACAGCCTTCTGCCCCTTTTGGTTTTTGCTTGTTTTTCCATCACTCCGTTTCTTCAGAATTAGAAATATAATTATAATGGCACGCACAAAGcctctctcttttctttcgaAGATGTCGTGTGCAAGGGATCTTCTTCCCCCTTTTCGATCATCACAGTCTCGATCTGGATGCACCTCAAAATCATCCAGAAACATGTAGGCGAAATTAAAGGCCACCCACCAAGAGATTGCGTGTGCGAAGTGACTCCTCGaacttgtttcttttttttacccTATCCGAGAAAATCTCTGTCAGTCACTACTAGTAGTAGCAGTGGTAAAAAAAAGAGTAAAATACAAATCCGGTCCTTAAACTTTGCATGGGTGTCACCCCGGTCCATAAACTTTTAAAGTGTGTCATTACCATATCTAAACTTAATTTGGGTTCCAAACAACCCATTAGCGCCCGATCAGCCATTGTAGTTATGCAATTAGGCCCCCGACTTATTCATTAGGCGACTACTCCTATTCCCCGATCGATCGTCGAAGTCGCGTGACTGTTCGTGTTCCTCGCGAGTTCGCGACGGCTGTGACGGCGGCAGCGGTGGCTGCGCTGTGCCTGGCGACCAACGCCGATCAGGCGGAGCAGGAGCCGCGCAAGTTAGGGCCGGGCGACCAACGCCGATCAGCAGTTCAACACAGCAGCCCATTCTTTGTTGTTGTCCTTTGTTATCATGTTTGTCTCTAAGAACTTCGGCTGTTGGACAGCAGCTCTGTTCGTCTATTTCAGCTGAGACATACAGTCCAAATGAACGCATGAGTACCTCCTGCTGCTTTGAAAAATGGCTGGACGATCCTCTGTTCATCGGTTCAGGAGAcgcttttatataaaaaaaatcagaaaacgATGATTGAGCTCCTCTGTTCATCGGATCAGCAGTCCAGGAGGCAAGGCTCATCGATCCTTTTTATTTGAAACGAAATGAAGTGTGAGTGGGGAGGTTTATGCTTATATGCACAGCCACCTGGCGTGAGCATGACCCATTACATAACAAATTGAGACCCAAATTGAGTTTAGGCATGGTAATGACACACTTTAAAAGTTTATGGACCGGAGTGACACCCCATGCAAAGTTTAAGGACCGGGTTTGTAttttacttaaaaaaaaagagagaggttGGTGATGGTGATCGCCCTGGCTGCTCACGAAGGCCACGTGTCAGCAGGCGTTGATGGCTGTGGCTGTGGGAGGCCCAATGGCGTCAGTTTACTGGCTGATTAGCCCTTAAACtaatctctctcttttttttttcttttgatttgGAAGCGAGCGAGGGCGGTGTACGCGACCCTAGGGGATCCGTggaaaataaattaataataaCTGATCGAGGTTGCTGCAGATCGTGCGAGTCCCTCCCAGCTGAAATTTCTCAGATGGGTTGGTGGTGTACACAGCTGATTAGCTGAAATACATTGAGATATcatcttttttgttttttgtagaAGAGCATTAAGATATCATCTTTGGTTTGTAAGTCAACTGGAGTATATgtgatttctcaaaaaaaaagtgattATACTCCTACTACGGGAATGATGAGTCCCATTTTTATTCTCTATATATAGAGAGAATTTTCTCTTCATTATTTGAAAAAAGAACAGATAGATTTCTCttcattataaaaaaaaaacagatagATTTCTCTTCATTATAAAAAAAACAGATAGATTTCTCTTTATCTGGATCTTAGATATTTTACTTGGGCTTATTTTTTGAAGAATGAAGTGGGGCTTAGAACAAGTATTATGGTGGGCTGTAAGCTGActaaatgctgatgtggaggagagaagggaggagagagaggagaagcaggctgtaagcttacagccagcttagacacaaaaaccaagaaactttatgagagagataagtgggccatgtattaatagtgaatagctaactattgtatgggtgggctgGGAGAAGGCTGTAAGAAACCTTACAGCTAACAAGTTgggtgtattattaaacttgctcttatTCGGTCACTCCGTCACGCTGACTTCATTCTGTTTTGGAGTTGGCTCCAGCGTGACTGACGTGTGGAGCCCACTAGTGCATTGACCACGCAGCCCACTAGTAATGATTATTATTAATGAATggagtgcatgcttaacatatTACCGTTCTTTATTCTTACTCGCTGCCAGTAAATTTGTGGGTGTCCCTTTTTCTGGATCCAGCAATttgtagtagttgtagaattgACAACGCTCGTAGAATTTCTCCAAGTATTAATGATACCATACCATCACCACGCGCAGATTATTCACTAGCAACGTGACAAAGTTCCTAACTAAGATCCATATGCATTTATTAATGGAATTTGTTCGCAGTCAATCACAATTATGCTATCGATTTGCATGTTAGCCGTTCTTGGCCGGTACGCGCGTTTTGAGCGAATATTCCAGGAATATGCTTTAAATGGGATTTTACAATTTCAGCAAACTCGGAATCAAACGGCTATAAAAATGGATTCATcccatctcatctcatctcgtCCCTTCAACCAAACACCCGCTAAATTTTCCATCTATCAATGGAGCTTGCCGTTTTCTTGTTTTCCCCCTTTTaattaaagatttttttttctctctctctctctcttcgatCTAGTACAGTTGCTATCTCGGTTAACAAACCAAGAAAAGATGTCGTTGTGAATGTAAAACAAAAAGTTGTTACCTCGCTGTCACAGCGTCACCGCCTAATTAACGTCTTGGGATTTGGAGGATGCAGGGATCAGCTGGCGTCTCGTGATTAGAGCTCGAGATTTCTCAAGAGAGACCCGACTACTCCCGTCGTTCTTCGTGGGTTATCGTCGTTCGTTCCAAGGTGTTGTGAGATCCGGCCGAGGAGGAGATGTCGTCGTCGCTGGAGGTGGACAAccccggaggaggaggcggcggcggcggcgagtcgGCGAACCGGCTCAGCCTGAAGCGCCACGACTCACTGTTCGGCGACGCGGAGAAGGTCTCCGGCGGCAAGTACCATGGGTCCGACGGGAGCTGGGCCAGGACGCTGCACCTCGCCTTCCAGAGCGTCGGCATCATCTACGGCGACATCGGGACGTCGCCGCTCTACGTCTACTCCAGCACTTTCCCCGACGGCATCAAGTACAACGACGACCTGCTCGGCGTCCTGTCCCTCATCATCTACACCCTCATCGTCATCCCCATGCTCAAGTACGTCTTCATCGTGCTCTACGCCAACGACAATGGAGACGGTGAGTAGATCAGCACACATAtgtttatatatttattatatatatatatatactcccaaTCCCAGATTAAACTTGGCTCCTGCTTGCTGTTTGTTTAATTATATTCACTGATCAACGAGCATCGAtctgctgttttttttttctaggcGGCACATTTGCGCTGTACTCGCTGATATCGCGGTACGCCAAGATCAGGATGATCCCCAACCAGCAAGCAGAGGACGCCATGGTGTCGAATTACAGCATAGAAGCGCCGAACTCACAGCTGAGGACGGCTCAATGGTTCAAGCAGAAGCTTGAGTCCAGCAAGGCAGCCAAGATTGTGCTCTTCACCCTCACAATCCTTGGCACATCCATGGTGATGGGCGACGGAACCCTGACACCGGCAATATCTGGTAATGGAaacattatattatattagacaaCACATTTGGTTATTATTAGTTACTGCTATATATGATGGTGTCGCAATTAACATGTTTGCATAGTATGTATACTAACTAATAATGTGTTCTTGTTTATGGATATATTCTGCAGTGCTGTCTGCGGTAAGCGGGATCAAGGAGAAGGCTCCGAGCTTGACTCAGTGTATGTGGAACTGAGAGCTACTGACATGATTAATGTCAACAATTTTTACCCCCTGTTTATAGTCATGCAAGACTAACATCTCTCTGTTGTCGGTTTTCCTACAGCGCAAGTAGTCTGGATCTCTGTGGCGATCCTCTTCTTGCTCTTCTCGGTTCAGCGTTTCGGGACCGACAAGGTTGGGTACACCTTCGCTCCAGTCATCTCGGTGTGGTTCCTGCTGATTGCCGGCATTGGACTGTACAACCTCGTCGAACACGACATCGGTGTGCTCCGGGCCTTCAATCCATGGTACATAGTACAGTACTTCAAGCGGAACGGAAAGGAAGGGTGGGTTTCACTTGGTGGTATTATCTTGTGCGTCACAGGTAACCATTTTTTTCCTGATCAAAGAGAAAACTGCAATGCAAAACCTTGTGTGTGTAATCTGAATTCACTGCCACATGTGTGCAACAGGCACAGAAGGCATGTTTGCTGACCTTGGACATTTCAACATCAGGGCCGTTCAGGTAATGGCCAAAAGTGCATATGATTTGTTTCAGTTCGATATTTTATATTACACTCAACTCTGCATCTGATTTGTCCACATCAGAAGCATCTTATCTGACAGTGGTTTATGTATTTCACTCCTGCAGATCAGCTTCAACGGCATCTTGTTCCCATCGGTGGCACTGTGTTACATCGGGCAAGCAGCGTACCTACGGAAATTCCCAGATAACGTTGGAGACACCTTCTACAAATCCATCCCAGGTAATCCATAAACGATGGGCTGCATGTACTGTGCTAATAATGGTGGCACAAACAACCAATAAGTGAATAAGGCTGGGCTGACACTCCCTTTTGTGCTGTGCAGCACCTCTGTTCTGGCCAACCTTCATCGTTGCAATCCTTGCTGCCATCATTGCAAGCCAAGCTATGCTCTCTGGTGCATTTGCCATCCTCTCCAAGGCACTGTCTCTTGGCTGCCTCCCCAGGGTCCAAGTGATCCACACCTCAAAGAAGTACGAAGGGCAGGTGTACATCCCAGAGGTGAACTTCTTGATGGGACTGGCCAGCATCATCGTCACAATTGCCTTCAGAACGACCACCAGCATCGGCAACGCCTACGGTAAATTAAAGGATATATTGCATGCATCGTCTTGttggctctttttttttttgtaacggTAAAGGATTTCTGATTTTGGCAATGGCGGCGCAGGGATCTGCGTGGTGACCACGTTCTCCATCACCACCCATCTGATGACGGTGGTGATGCTGGTGATCTGGAAGAAGCACATCGTGTACGTGCTCCTCTTCTACGTGGTGTTCGGCTTCACGGAGCTCATCTACCTGTCGTCCATCCTGTCCAAGTTCGTCCAGGGCGGGTACCTGCCCTTCTGCTTCGCGCTGGTGCTGATGACGCTGATGGCGACGTGGCACTACGTGCACGTGAAGCGGTACTGGTACGAGCTGGACCACATCGTGCCCACGGGGCAGATGACGACGCTGCTGGAGAAGAACGACGTGCGGCGGATCCCCGGCGTGGGGCTCCTGTACACGGAGCTCGTCCAGGGCATCCCGCCGGTGTTCCCTCGCCTCATCAAGAAGATCCCGTCCGTGCACGCCGTCTTCCTCTTCATGTCCATCAAGCACCTGCCCATCCCGCACGTGGCGCCGCCGGAGAGGTTCCTGTTCCGGCAGGTCGGCGCCAGGGAGCAGCGGGTGTTCCGGTGCGTGGCGCGGTACGGCTACAGCGACGCGCTGGAGGAGCCCAAGGAGTTCGCGGCCTTCCTGGTGGACAGGCTCAAGATGTTCATCCAGGAGGAGATGGCGTTCGCGCAGGCAGAGAACGAGGCCGGGaacgaggacgacgacggcggcgaggctgctgcggcggcggcgaggccgaGGCGGTCGACG
Protein-coding sequences here:
- the LOC8072046 gene encoding potassium transporter 1; the encoded protein is MSSSLEVDNPGGGGGGGGESANRLSLKRHDSLFGDAEKVSGGKYHGSDGSWARTLHLAFQSVGIIYGDIGTSPLYVYSSTFPDGIKYNDDLLGVLSLIIYTLIVIPMLKYVFIVLYANDNGDGGTFALYSLISRYAKIRMIPNQQAEDAMVSNYSIEAPNSQLRTAQWFKQKLESSKAAKIVLFTLTILGTSMVMGDGTLTPAISVLSAVSGIKEKAPSLTQSQVVWISVAILFLLFSVQRFGTDKVGYTFAPVISVWFLLIAGIGLYNLVEHDIGVLRAFNPWYIVQYFKRNGKEGWVSLGGIILCVTGTEGMFADLGHFNIRAVQISFNGILFPSVALCYIGQAAYLRKFPDNVGDTFYKSIPAPLFWPTFIVAILAAIIASQAMLSGAFAILSKALSLGCLPRVQVIHTSKKYEGQVYIPEVNFLMGLASIIVTIAFRTTTSIGNAYGICVVTTFSITTHLMTVVMLVIWKKHIVYVLLFYVVFGFTELIYLSSILSKFVQGGYLPFCFALVLMTLMATWHYVHVKRYWYELDHIVPTGQMTTLLEKNDVRRIPGVGLLYTELVQGIPPVFPRLIKKIPSVHAVFLFMSIKHLPIPHVAPPERFLFRQVGAREQRVFRCVARYGYSDALEEPKEFAAFLVDRLKMFIQEEMAFAQAENEAGNEDDDGGEAAAAAARPRRSTSSVVHSEEAIQSRVSTHSGRITFQANQQTTTAEEEKQLIDREVERGVVYLMGEANVSAGPRSSILKKIVVNYIYTFLRKNLTEGHKALAIPKDQLLKVGITYEI